Proteins encoded in a region of the Deinococcus hopiensis KR-140 genome:
- a CDS encoding integrase core domain-containing protein has translation MALQAGLQVLRDLGIQEDVLVMTDGGSDFTSAAFQDACGQVGHWTRTKVSQKGGMGILERTNRTLKYEFVFREEFGSMQQLRHGTERFRDWYNQVRLHSALGYACPWAKLLEAAKAHNAA, from the coding sequence TTGGCGCTGCAGGCGGGTCTACAGGTCCTTCGCGACCTCGGCATTCAGGAGGACGTGCTGGTCATGACAGACGGTGGCTCGGATTTCACCTCAGCGGCCTTCCAGGACGCCTGTGGGCAGGTCGGCCACTGGACCCGGACGAAGGTCTCGCAGAAAGGAGGAATGGGCATCCTGGAAAGAACCAATCGCACCCTAAAGTACGAGTTCGTCTTCCGCGAGGAATTCGGTTCCATGCAGCAATTGCGCCACGGAACCGAACGGTTCCGTGACTGGTACAACCAGGTTCGGCTCCACTCAGCCTTGGGCTATGCCTGCCCCTGGGCTAAGCTGCTCGAAGCGGCAAAGGCCCACAACGCCGCTTGA